TTCTAATGGTGCATGGCCTTGGTTCAAAGGGATGGAACCAAGCCAATGGGTCACACAACACATTGTCTCCGGTTTTGCCCGCCTCAGACAACTCGGGGTTTATGATGCCATGAGTACCGAGGCAAAAGAAATGGTGACACGGGCCGTACAATACTTAGACGAACAAAACCGCAAAGACTATACTTGGATTGTAGAGCATGGAAACCTAAAAAACGACAACCTAAGCTATTTCCAAATTTATCATTTATATGCCCGTGGAAACTTCCGTAACATAGAAATGAATGGTAAACAAAAAGAAGCCTTCGATTATTTCTTTGATCAAGCCAAAAAATACTGGTTGACCAAATCGCCCTATATGCAAGGAATGATCGCTATTGGCCTACACAACTATGGCGAAACACAAGTCCCGAATAAAGTGGTGGTATCCCTCAGAGAACGCAGTATCAACAACAAAGAAATGGGTATGTATTGGAAAGGTGAGCCCGGTTATTGGTGGTACCAAGCACCCATCGAGACGCACGCCTTGATGATCGAAGTTTTCCACAAAGTAGCGAATGATGCCAAAGCCGTAGAAGACCTAAAACTCTGGTTGCTCAAACAAAAACAAACACAAGATTGGAAAACCACGACCGCTACCGCCAATGCCGTTTATGCCTTGCTTTTGCGCGGAACCGACCTTTTGTCACAGCAACAGACAGCAAAAATTACCTTGGGAAGCAAAGTGATTGATCCACAAACCGACCCCAATATCCGTTCCCAAGCCGGAACAGGGTATTTCAAAACGACGATTCCCGCAACCGAGATCAAGCCCGGAATGGGCAAGATCACGGTAAACAAAACCGGAACAAGTGCCGCATGGGGTGCGGTCTATTGGCAGTATTTTGAGCAATTGGATAAAATAACACCCGCCGCAACCCCGCTCAAATTAGAACGGATCCTCTCCGTAGAACGCAATACGCCCAATGGCCCCGCCCTGGCGCCCATCACCGCGAATACCCCACTCAAGGCCGGAGACCGAATCAAGGTGCGACTGGTACTGCGTGTAGATCGGGCGATGGAATACGTCCACTTAAAAGACATGCGGGCCGCCGGATTCGAACCGGAAAACGTGATGAGTGGCTATCGCTATCAAGGCGGATTAGGATATTATGAATCCACCCGCGATGCCGCCACCAACTTTTTCATAGGCTGGATGAATCCGGGAACCTATGTATTTGAATACGCCCTGCGCGTAACCCATGCAGGCGACTTTTCGACGGGCATTACGAGCATCCAGTGTATGTATGCCCCCGAATTTGCCAGCCATTCCGAAGGGGTGCGGGTGCAAGTGCGCAACTAACCAAAAGTCAATATCCGATTATCAAAGCCGTCTATTCCTCATAGGCGGCTTTTTGACATCATTCCAACATGATTTTACAATTCGTTTATTCGTATTTTAATAAACCTCCGTTTCACATTCACCAATCCATAATGACAATGAAAAAACTACTCTTCCTCTTTATGCTTTTGCTCGCACCAGTCACCTATGCACAACGTGGCGGGGGCGCACCGCCCGACTCCGCGACGGTGGTTCAACGTGCGCTCGAACAGGCAGAGCAAATGAAAACCAACTTAGCCCTTACTCCCGAACAAGCAACAGCCTGCCAAAATATTCTAAAAAATGCGGCCTTAGAACGATGGGCACTCATGAAAAATGGCTTTGGAGGGCCGGGTATGCGCGAAACATTTCAAGAAATGAGGGGAAAAACCAATACGGCACTTTCCAAAGTGTTGACGGAACAACAAATGACGAAATATCTGGAAATGCTACAAGAAATGCGCGGAAGGCGCGGTGGACAATAATCCACTATTTACGCAAGGGGTGACACAACATCACCCTTTTTTTCGAGACCCTAAGAAGCCTTACATTTTTGAAGAAAACAAAGCCTTATTCTGGCCTCACTGATCCCTCTCGAATCTTACTTAATATTTTTAAAATCACTTAAAAATAAATAAAAAGCTTTCCTTTATGCAGTAATTTGTTTATTATACTTCTTTGAGATATTTTTAAATACGTAGAAGTTATGCTATTCTTGGTATGAGATTGAGCACAGAAAAATCATCTAAGGCAAACAAGCTCTGCAAGCCCTATTGGCTTGGGGTCAGGGAGGATATTTCCTCTTCGAGACGGCGATAGGCCGCAAGCAAGGCCATTCCGGCAATTGACCACGTAAATTGTTTTCCAGCTTTTTCTGCATTTTCCGATGTGTTAGCATATTTATCGTGGTCATCCAGCCATTTTTGAACCAGCATAATGACCGCTTGCGGGTCGCCATATGGCACTACTGCCCCCAGTTTGTGGGCTTCAACCCAATCCCGCCAAACGGGCGTATCTGTACAAATGAGCGGCAGGCCCGACGCGGCATATTCATAAAATTTTGTGGGAATGGGCCACCATACATGGGGCTCCATCAAGCACAAACCCACAAATGCTCGCTCCACTTCAGCTACAATTTTATCAAAAGGTAAGTAGGTATCCCAGCCATGCAATTCTAAAATGCCCTCCTCCAACACAGCTTTAATCTGCTCGTCGGCTGCTTCGCGCTCTGTTTGATTGATGCACATGCCCGCCCAAACCATTTTCCAAGGCAATTTTCTACGCTTTATTTCTATGGTAAGCGACACCAAGAAATCCAAGCCACGCTTTTTCCCTAAGACGCCTGTATAGAGTAGCCGAATGGGATTTACTTGTTTATCAATTCTTTTATTTTTGTTCTTATGGTATATATCCAAAGGAAAATTATCTACCAAATAAATTTTCCGGGTGTATGGCTTTAAAAAATTATTATACTCTTTATTAGCTATTATCAAAATATTAAAAATATTAAAACCAATACGTTCCCAAAATCGAATAAGGATATTTTCAGGAAAACTATTTTTAGTGTAATAATCTTCATGAATGTCATAAACAATCTTACAACCTAATCTTTTTTTTATCCATAAGGCAAGTGGGATCAATTCTGGATCATGGAAATGAACAATATGTGGACGAAGTCTTTTTACTTTTTGATATACCTCTTTCCAAAGCAAAATTCGTGAAAAACGTCCTTGCATAGGGGTTAGACCCTTCACTTGTACACCTTCAATAACATCATCTTGTGGATGTTGCGCTACTAAAAAAACCTCGTATCCAGCCGCCTGAAGCGTAGGAATTTGTTTATAAAAAATACGAGGATCTCGTAAACGATGTACGGTTGTTAGGTGAACAACTCGTATTTTTGAGTTTAAAGACATAACCGAAGAGCATTAATGACCCGTTCTATTTCTATATCCTTTAAACTCGGATGAAGCGGAATACTTAGTGCAGTACGATAATATTTTTCCGTTTCTGATAATTGCTCCATCTGATACCCCAAGCCACGATAATAGGGATGGTAAGGCACAGGGATATAATGTACTTGAACCCCAATTTTCTGACTTTGTAGTACCTTAAAAAGGTTCGCCCGATCTATTTTTGCATTCTCCCTCAACCGAATTGGATAAAGATGACGGGTATGAAATCCGTTTGAAGAATCGCTTGGGAGTATGAGTGGTAAATCCCTTAATTGTTCTGTATAAAGTGCCGCAATTTCTCGCCTTCGGTTGTTATATGCTTCCAACCTTTTCAATTGTTGAATGCCCAAAGCCGCTGCCAATTCACTTAACTTATAATTAAATCCCAAAAATTGTTGTTCATAATACCACCCTCCTTCCGATGGAAATACCAACAAATCTTCCTCTCTGGTCATGCCATGCGAACGCGCCATGTGTAGTCTGGAGGCAAAACCGGCATCATGCGTGGTTACCATTCCCCCTTCTGCTGTCGTCATATTTTTGACGGGATTAAAACTGAAGGCGGTCATATCTGCAAGGTCACTTCCAATGGCCTTACCCCAATAACGCCCTCCAGGTGCATGCGCGGCATCCGAGAGCAGAAGAACTTGATGCTGGTCTGCCAATGCACGTAACTCGCGATAAGGACTTGGATGACCCGCAAAGTCCACTGTTAAAATGGCGCGGGTTCTGGGTGATAAACAGGCCTCAACCGCATCTGGCGCCAGGCAAAGGGATACAGGATCAATATCCGCAAAAATGGGCTTGGCCCCGGTGTATAATACGGCATTAGACGTTCCCGC
Above is a genomic segment from Bacteroidetes Order II. bacterium containing:
- a CDS encoding glycosyltransferase codes for the protein MSLNSKIRVVHLTTVHRLRDPRIFYKQIPTLQAAGYEVFLVAQHPQDDVIEGVQVKGLTPMQGRFSRILLWKEVYQKVKRLRPHIVHFHDPELIPLALWIKKRLGCKIVYDIHEDYYTKNSFPENILIRFWERIGFNIFNILIIANKEYNNFLKPYTRKIYLVDNFPLDIYHKNKNKRIDKQVNPIRLLYTGVLGKKRGLDFLVSLTIEIKRRKLPWKMVWAGMCINQTEREAADEQIKAVLEEGILELHGWDTYLPFDKIVAEVERAFVGLCLMEPHVWWPIPTKFYEYAASGLPLICTDTPVWRDWVEAHKLGAVVPYGDPQAVIMLVQKWLDDHDKYANTSENAEKAGKQFTWSIAGMALLAAYRRLEEEISSLTPSQ
- the pseC gene encoding UDP-4-amino-4,6-dideoxy-N-acetyl-beta-L-altrosamine transaminase, whose amino-acid sequence is MSEQAFIPYSCQQITQEDIEAVQEALASAFISQGPILRKFEVDFAQKVEAPFAVGYSSGTAALHGMCMAAGFKEGDEVIVPALTFAGTSNAVLYTGAKPIFADIDPVSLCLAPDAVEACLSPRTRAILTVDFAGHPSPYRELRALADQHQVLLLSDAAHAPGGRYWGKAIGSDLADMTAFSFNPVKNMTTAEGGMVTTHDAGFASRLHMARSHGMTREEDLLVFPSEGGWYYEQQFLGFNYKLSELAAALGIQQLKRLEAYNNRRREIAALYTEQLRDLPLILPSDSSNGFHTRHLYPIRLRENAKIDRANLFKVLQSQKIGVQVHYIPVPYHPYYRGLGYQMEQLSETEKYYRTALSIPLHPSLKDIEIERVINALRLCL